The proteins below come from a single Hyperolius riggenbachi isolate aHypRig1 chromosome 8, aHypRig1.pri, whole genome shotgun sequence genomic window:
- the LOC137528717 gene encoding class II histocompatibility antigen, M beta 1 chain, whose protein sequence is MRGAVAVLVLICGVLYRSVTGYVMQEMTVCTYSDDKEGNNSFIYGFNFNRQFVLLYDESAGMFIPTRSIEQVLDVVRIFSARLNMDPQMPDRVKKEKERCKQNIGTFWEKTVERRAEPSVEVFLPVVVHSEGLPVLICHVSGFYPPDIGVAWFKNDVFVKNHSEAVQVGDWTYQLVATMDMRNSLPSDNYTCMVYHSTLTTPIAKNWRPGLTQIQIIKISVATVVFVLGLVVLILGYMYWKNFRSGYSLIPEYRDIN, encoded by the exons GCTATGTGATGCAGGAGATGACGGTGTGCACCTACAGCGATGACAAGGAAGGAAATAATAGTTTTATCTATGGTTTTAATTTCAATCGCCAGTTTGTGCTCCTTTATGATGAGTCAGCTGGAATGTTTATACCAACAAGAAGTATTGAGCAGGTGCTTGACGTGGTGAGGATATTCTCAGCCCGCCTGAACATggatccacaaatgccagatcgaGTTAAAAAAGAGAAGGAACGCTGCAAGCAGAACATTGGGACCTTCTGGGAGAAGACAGTAGAGAGGAGGG CTGAACCATCGGTAGAGGTCTTCTTGCCAGTCGTGGTGCACAGTGAGGGCCTGCCAGTCCTGATCTGCCATGTGTCCGGGTTTTACCCTCCTGATATTGGGGTAGCATGGTTCAAAAATGACGTTTTTGTGAAGAATCACTCGGAGGCTGTACAGGTCGGAGACTGGACCTACCAGTTGGTGGCTACCATGGACATGAGGAATTCCCTGCCTTCAGACAACTACACGTGCATGGTGTATCATTCAACCCTGACTACACCAATAGCAAAGAACTGGA GACCTGGTTTGACCCAGATACAGATTATAAAGATCAGTGTGGCTACGGTGGTCTTCGTGTTGGGACTCGTCGTCCTCATCCTAGGGTATATGTACTGGAAGAACTTCAGAAGTG GTTACAGCCTCATTCCTGAATACAGGGATATTAACTGA